aaaatgataaaatatttcCAATTTGCGCTTCTCGATTCGCTGCGGACGGTACATTGGTAGCTGCCTAGAATTATTCGTTGCAAAGTGCCggtgtttttgtgtgcgacgcgacgcgatttACTATAAATCTGAATACAATAACGGCATTGTAGCGGCCTTCGGTAAGGCCATTCCGGACCGAGGGGGGtactgttttgcttttttccctgttttgcAAACGAGTGCACTCTGCTGTAGGCTATCACATAAGGCgcatttttgtgtgtgtatggattaTTTGTGTTCTGCAACGGCGCAACTTCCGCatattccggttccggtatgGCTTGAATTCATCCTCACCAACACGTGTCACTCTAGCACACCAACGAAGCGCGCACATCCTCGCCTAATATACTTTGTAAATGTACGTTTATAATCagtaaaatattttccaaaaaaaagcTTAATATCATCACTTTGAAAACGGCGTAAGACGAAGCACGTGCACATATAGCATGCGGTTGCTTAGCCATACTACCGCCACTGCTCCTTCGATGCGCTGGGTGCAAGAGCGTTGTTTTATAATGCTAAACTTGATGCTGGTTCCATCCTCCGggaaccatcgtcaccatcaggCACGCACCAGGTACGTTTCCGTTTACTTGCCGAGGTTCAGCTTGCCCAACAGTccggcggcaccggcagcggccgTATCCTGCGCCTTCGTTGACACTTCGGTTACTttctgcaacaacaaaaaagccacCCAGAGCATTAGCGATAAAGTTAAAGATTCGATCAGGGATCACTCAAAACGACCACGTACCTGCTCCAATTCGCCACGCTTCTCCTCGGCTAGCCGGTTCGCTTCCTGCAGCTTCTTGTCCACCTCACCGCTAACGTGCTTCATTCCTTCGTCTACCTTCTCTTCGGCCACCTTCATCTGCTCCTCGATCGCCTTCTCTACCACGACGGCACTCTGCTGGATCGCATTTTCGGCCGCCTGCTTCGCATGATCCATCAGCGTACCGGCAGCCTGTGCAACGATGCGAATCGAGACTTGTGATTAGAAGATAATCGTGCTGTTGAACACGTGTACCCGGGGACATACCTGGGCGCCAGTTTCGGCCGCTGCGGTTGCCTGCTGCTTGGTAGCATCGATCTCACTGGCCGTCGAGGAAGCGAGCGCTTCGGCATCGCTCTTCGTCTTGGTGAACGCTTCCTGCGTTTTCTTGGCCTGATCCTCGGCTAAGCTGCTCGCTGCCTGTACCTTCTCGTTGGCCAGATCCTgtgcctccttcttcttcttgtcaaACAGACCCTCCGCCTTGCTGCCAAGGTTCTTCAACGATGCTACGATGATCCGGAAAGCAGATAGAGAAGGGAAGCAACGAACATCAGTTTCCAACATTCAAGCACGTCGATCGTAAGTACCGTTTGTTTATAAATTCACGAAGCCACTGCCAATCGCGCTTtaaaatgatgtttttttttcttttcaattcgtTTACTGCATTAGAAACCCCTTGGCtcagttggtgctgctgctgctgctgatggtgatgtcaTCCATCGACACCGTGAGAAGCCAAGCGTTACGCGGGAGTGTTCGGATCCGTCCAAGGTCGGCACAATCCGGCAACACATCGGACACAGCGCTATCATCGCCATTCGTTCGTCCGATGATGTGTGTTCCGGGCCACATTTATGCCATAGTAACCTTCCTGGGTGGACGGTCCCAGCTTTTACGGTTACATGCTTCGCATCTTTTTTCGAGAGCGCTGTACGGCGCGcataataaaatcaaaaaaggGTGTACCACACCAAGCCCACGGTTCGTGCTCAACGTCCTCACCGCATCCCTGAACGTGAAGGAATTTTAAGTATTTAATGAAAACTCGTTCGTCAAATTCCACTGCGAAACGTGCGGATCCACGCTATTTCGAGAGCGCGTCATCGAATGTAGAACAATTTTCctcaattttatgttttgattttcgaCATTAGTCTTGTAGTCGAACATTTAAAATCAATCGCACTGTAAACCCATTACGGAGACCTCCCCAGCTTTGTAAACCTCTTTAATGCAGCAAAATGGAATCACATTCGGTCGAAGTGGATTCCGTTTTTAGCTCAACGCATCGCGATGCGAGGTGACGCGTTGGCCGCGCACTAgtacacgatgacgatgatgtcatACAGCGACCGAGACCGCAAAGGCGGTTcccatcttcttcatcttctcgccGTAGCACTACTCGTTACATTCGTCCCAGGGCACAACCCGCGGAGAAAATGTAAACGAAATCCGAGCAATGGTATGAAATGTATCGCGTTTGCTCTGTTATGCTTCTGCCTTACCCTTACCGACTTACCGACTGATCCCAATGGTACGGCAATACCGGTTTCGAGTGGCAACTAAGCGGGAGGTGTTCTTATGCTCgcctttttttctatatttttgtTCTCGCACCAAGCAGATGTTCCCGAGCGATCGATTAAGGCCACTCAACGCCACCCGGGGGTGTCCTTGAGTACGAGGACAGCTCTAGAGGACGAACTGTGGAGCCGACGGTGGTTTGGTGAATATTTTACGAGATTATTCAAaatgtttcatattttctGTCATTTGTTTCGCCATCTTTGAAGCTACGGAAGTGCTACTGAACTAAGAATacacttttcctctctctctttctgtttttgctcgtAGATATAGCCATCAAGGGGCTGTAACTTTGTTGTGCAAGGtaggatttatttttaaagcaaacgcaaacaaccACAAATCCCTGATAGATCCCAACCGGGCCAGGGAGGTGTTTGGGCTTGGGGGATTAAGCGTCGCGCCCTGATAGGAGAGCGTCATG
This sequence is a window from Anopheles darlingi chromosome 3, idAnoDarlMG_H_01, whole genome shotgun sequence. Protein-coding genes within it:
- the LOC125954051 gene encoding signal recognition particle receptor FtsY, with translation MFSGITASLKNLGSKAEGLFDKKKKEAQDLANEKVQAASSLAEDQAKKTQEAFTKTKSDAEALASSTASEIDATKQQATAAAETGAQAAGTLMDHAKQAAENAIQQSAVVVEKAIEEQMKVAEEKVDEGMKHVSGEVDKKLQEANRLAEEKRGELEQKVTEVSTKAQDTAAAGAAGLLGKLNLGK